One genomic segment of Hymenobacter psoromatis includes these proteins:
- a CDS encoding DoxX family protein: protein MTASTRNIIAWILQALLAFAFTASGINKFLHLPATTSMFEGLGMPAWFTHFIASAEVLGGIGLLVLRFVRPAALGLIFIMLGAVFMHATRIPGGIAKGVPALVLLVLLFVLLLLRRPTPATT from the coding sequence ATGACTGCTTCTACCCGCAATATCATTGCCTGGATTCTGCAAGCACTGCTGGCTTTTGCCTTCACGGCTTCGGGCATCAACAAATTTCTGCATCTACCAGCCACCACGAGCATGTTTGAAGGTTTGGGAATGCCCGCCTGGTTTACCCATTTCATCGCCTCGGCCGAGGTGCTGGGCGGCATTGGCCTGTTGGTGCTGCGTTTCGTACGCCCGGCCGCGCTGGGGCTCATTTTCATCATGTTGGGGGCCGTATTCATGCACGCCACGCGCATTCCCGGCGGCATAGCCAAGGGCGTGCCCGCCTTGGTGCTGTTGGTTTTGCTGTTTGTGCTGCTGCTGCTGCGGCGGCCTACCCCGGCAACTACCTGA
- a CDS encoding efflux transporter outer membrane subunit, giving the protein MRLSLVLLTLTLGGCAVSHYTYDPPAVAVPTAFKNTVPVDSLGRGRAEVPAPVVTDSTKARQLAQVPSLPAWWVAFNDTTLTRLEGQAGSLNFTTRAALARLDQARAQLRVAEAQRSPVIALAPQVYNSQLSALRPVQSALIQAVAVKQQQYYVPLNVNYEVDLWGRLRRGAQAAQATEQASEADEQAVRLSVSADAANSYFSLRGLDAELLVLDSARQARRYNVQLTAARFKAGVDNEIGVRRAETELANVEASAIELRRQRAGLVASLATLTGRPASSFVLPSLAPDSVSYQSALPTTGTAPTPPLAAVPALLPPLPAIPATLPASLLTRRPDLRRQERLLAAADLRADQARLNRLPTLLLNGFIGPQSSHLGDVAKVGNGFTYYVGGGFNIPLFDGGRLRGAEQLARAQGREQVATYEGTALMAYQEVETALADVRAGEAQLAAQQRALRAARLAGRLTLERYKRGLSDYFAVVDADRQTLDAARLVVQTQATQLRAAVALVRALGGGWQ; this is encoded by the coding sequence ATGCGCCTTTCCCTTGTCCTGCTCACCCTAACGCTGGGCGGCTGTGCCGTGAGCCACTACACCTACGACCCGCCGGCCGTGGCCGTACCCACGGCGTTTAAGAATACGGTGCCGGTTGATTCGCTGGGCCGGGGCCGGGCCGAGGTACCCGCCCCCGTGGTAACCGATAGCACGAAGGCCCGGCAACTGGCCCAGGTACCCAGCTTGCCCGCCTGGTGGGTGGCATTTAATGATACGACCCTGACGCGGCTAGAGGGCCAGGCGGGTAGCCTCAACTTCACGACGCGGGCGGCGCTGGCCCGCCTCGACCAGGCACGGGCGCAGCTGCGCGTGGCCGAGGCCCAGCGCTCGCCGGTAATTGCGCTGGCCCCCCAAGTGTATAATTCGCAGCTTTCGGCGCTGCGACCCGTGCAGTCGGCCCTAATTCAGGCCGTAGCGGTGAAGCAGCAGCAGTACTACGTGCCGCTCAACGTGAATTACGAAGTAGACCTGTGGGGCCGGCTGCGGCGCGGCGCGCAGGCGGCCCAGGCCACCGAGCAGGCCAGCGAGGCCGACGAACAAGCCGTGCGCTTATCGGTATCGGCCGATGCGGCCAATTCATACTTCAGCCTGCGCGGCCTCGATGCGGAGCTGCTGGTGCTGGATAGCGCCCGCCAGGCCCGCCGCTACAATGTGCAGTTAACTGCCGCCCGCTTTAAGGCCGGCGTAGACAATGAGATTGGCGTGCGGCGGGCCGAAACCGAGCTGGCCAACGTGGAAGCCAGCGCCATTGAGTTGCGTCGCCAGCGCGCCGGGCTGGTAGCCTCACTGGCCACGCTTACCGGGCGGCCGGCCAGCAGCTTCGTACTACCCTCGCTGGCACCCGATTCGGTGAGCTATCAGAGCGCGCTGCCGACTACGGGCACGGCCCCTACCCCCCCCTTGGCGGCCGTACCGGCGCTGCTGCCACCGCTGCCCGCTATTCCGGCCACGCTGCCGGCCAGTCTGCTTACGCGGCGGCCCGACCTGCGCCGCCAGGAACGCCTGCTGGCCGCCGCCGACCTGCGCGCCGACCAAGCCCGCCTCAACCGCCTCCCTACCCTCCTGCTCAACGGCTTTATCGGCCCGCAGAGCAGCCACCTCGGCGACGTGGCCAAGGTAGGCAACGGCTTCACGTACTACGTGGGCGGTGGGTTTAATATTCCGCTGTTTGATGGGGGCCGCCTACGCGGGGCCGAGCAGCTAGCCCGTGCCCAGGGCCGCGAGCAGGTAGCCACCTACGAGGGCACCGCCCTTATGGCCTACCAGGAAGTAGAAACCGCGCTGGCTGACGTGCGCGCTGGCGAGGCCCAGCTAGCGGCTCAGCAGCGGGCGCTGCGCGCTGCGCGTCTGGCCGGCCGCCTCACTTTGGAGCGCTACAAGCGCGGCCTATCCGACTACTTTGCCGTGGTGGATGCCGACCGCCAGACCCTCGACGCCGCCCGCCTGGTGGTGCAAACCCAGGCCACGCAGCTGCGCGCCGCCGTGGCGCTGGTGCGGGCGCTGGGCGGCGGCTGGCAGTAG
- a CDS encoding efflux RND transporter periplasmic adaptor subunit: protein MSDSPAASGGTGRFWLLMLILLAVFGGLFLVGFLPRLRHDKARDDEAQTQATAKPVVTVQPAKAAPDTTTLTLPADLRSNHETFVFARVNGFVQSWASDIGQHVRKGQVLATIATPELDQQIAQAQANLALARTSFGRLTSVTLPGAVSQQEVDAGRAQFAGQQAAVKQLQAQRAFRQVLAPFSGTVTQRNVDVGNLVTGGNATGSQLFKVEQTDTLRAFVDVPQNYVPGIRRGMHADVLVPEFPTRPFEGHVARDAEALDDQTRTLRTEVLLANRSQPLLRPGIYGQVRFRLPQTSPSVLISANALVPGIDPKVAEVRKGKIHYQPLVLGRDFGSTLEVTQGLKGGELLVINPAETLTEGLAVTTKAAPKPAKPAGPPPPKPRPNDPDAPRVSSPVAK, encoded by the coding sequence ATGTCTGATTCTCCTGCCGCCTCCGGCGGTACCGGCCGCTTTTGGCTGCTGATGCTCATTTTGCTCGCCGTCTTCGGTGGCTTGTTTCTGGTGGGCTTCCTACCCCGCCTGCGGCACGATAAGGCCCGCGATGACGAGGCGCAAACCCAGGCCACAGCCAAGCCCGTGGTAACGGTGCAGCCCGCCAAAGCCGCGCCCGACACTACTACCCTTACCTTGCCCGCCGACCTGCGCTCGAACCACGAAACGTTCGTATTTGCCCGAGTTAACGGCTTTGTGCAGAGCTGGGCCAGCGACATCGGCCAGCACGTGCGCAAGGGCCAAGTGCTGGCCACCATTGCTACCCCCGAGCTGGACCAGCAGATAGCGCAGGCCCAGGCCAACCTGGCGCTGGCCCGCACCTCGTTTGGCCGCCTCACCAGCGTGACACTGCCAGGCGCTGTATCGCAGCAGGAAGTAGATGCCGGCCGGGCGCAGTTTGCGGGCCAGCAGGCCGCCGTGAAGCAGTTGCAGGCCCAGCGGGCGTTCCGGCAGGTGCTCGCGCCCTTCAGCGGCACCGTGACGCAGCGCAACGTGGACGTGGGCAACCTCGTGACGGGTGGCAATGCCACCGGCTCGCAGCTCTTCAAGGTAGAGCAGACCGACACGCTGCGCGCCTTTGTGGATGTGCCGCAGAACTACGTGCCGGGCATTCGGCGCGGGATGCATGCCGACGTGCTGGTGCCGGAGTTTCCGACCCGGCCGTTTGAAGGCCACGTGGCGCGTGACGCCGAAGCCCTTGATGACCAGACCCGTACCCTCCGCACGGAGGTGCTGCTCGCCAACCGTAGCCAGCCGCTACTGCGGCCCGGCATCTACGGGCAGGTGCGCTTCCGCCTACCCCAGACGTCGCCGAGCGTACTCATTTCGGCCAACGCGCTGGTGCCGGGCATCGACCCTAAAGTGGCGGAGGTGCGCAAGGGCAAAATTCATTACCAGCCCCTGGTGCTAGGCCGCGACTTTGGTTCGACTCTCGAAGTAACCCAAGGCCTGAAAGGTGGCGAGCTACTGGTCATTAACCCCGCCGAAACCCTAACTGAGGGCTTGGCCGTGACGACGAAAGCCGCGCCCAAGCCCGCTAAGCCTGCCGGCCCGCCGCCCCCCAAGCCCCGCCCCAACGACCCCGACGCGCCGCGCGTATCGTCGCCGGTAGCGAAGTAA
- a CDS encoding efflux RND transporter permease subunit: MWIVRLALARPYTFVVMALLILIGGVLTIQRMAVDIFPDIPIPVVGIVWTYAGIAPEEMNQRVVVPVERAITTTVSNVEHQESQSLKGIGLIKVFFQPGTNPDGGVAQLTAICQTLLRVLPPGITPPLIIRYSASNVPIAQTSLSSETLGESDLFDAANAFIRPGLAVVQGASVLLPNGGKPKQIMVDLDPQKLAGKGLSADDVVNTLTSQNIIIPAGSAKIGTREYDVKLNSSPEAVATLNDLPIKTVNGVTTYIRDVAFVHEGAAVQQNIVRQNGRRTAIIPILKSGAASTLAVIDQIKKALPNIQANAPPGLNIKLLFDQSFFVRASIKGVIIEASIAAALTALMILLFLGSWRSTLIIAISIPLSILVSIIVMNILGQTLNIMTLGGLSLAVGILVDDATVEIENIHRNMGQKKLLRRSILDGAQQIATPALVATLSICIVFVPVFFLGGVASAIFAPLATAVIFAMLASYILSRTLVPTMVMYLLRKELPIYHAQAEEEVPSAHFRNGREVTQGERDLARLHREQFEREHPSGSAEEEAEQGITDDERRAGKAITKTWVWRIHEGFEHGFEKFRHGYAGALAWALGHRGLVVSAFVVLFVGSLGLFPLIGENFFPTVDAGQLRLHVRVPTGTRVEETERRFRQVEGVIRQVIPAKELDLVLDNIGLPVVPINLLLSDNPTIGAGDGEILVSMKENHGPTAGYIDQIRRQLHRQFPDLIVFFQPADIVNQTLNFGLPAPIDIQVTGRDKAVNQRVAGELNKRIKNISGVVDAFVYQAFDQPQLRLDVDRVRAQQAGLAQRDIANNLLVNLSSSTQTNPNQWLNPQNGVNYTVAVQTPPSQLANLNEVGNITVTGPGQPTPQLLTSFARVRRTETTAVASDYNIQRTVDVYASVSGRDLGGVSKDIRKILDEARKKLPKGTTIVMRGQVESMRTSFIGLGLGLAGAIVLVYLLMAVNFQSWLDPLIIITALPGALAGILWMLFVTQTTLSVPALMGAIMCIGVATANSILLVTFANERREEEPDLSPLDAALDAGFTRLRPVLMTALAMIIGLLPMSLGLGEGGEQNAPLGRAVIGGLMLATVTTLFFVPIMFSYLKKKEEAAEPVMAEAETEAQPA; this comes from the coding sequence ATGTGGATAGTAAGACTAGCGCTGGCGCGGCCCTACACCTTCGTGGTGATGGCGCTGCTGATTCTCATTGGCGGGGTTCTCACGATTCAGCGCATGGCGGTGGACATCTTCCCCGACATCCCGATTCCGGTGGTGGGCATCGTGTGGACGTATGCCGGCATTGCACCCGAGGAGATGAATCAGCGCGTGGTGGTGCCCGTGGAGCGCGCCATTACCACAACCGTAAGTAACGTGGAACACCAAGAGAGCCAGAGCCTAAAAGGCATCGGGCTGATAAAGGTGTTCTTTCAGCCCGGCACCAACCCCGACGGGGGGGTAGCGCAGCTCACGGCCATTTGCCAGACGCTGCTGCGAGTGCTGCCGCCGGGCATTACGCCGCCGCTTATCATCCGCTACTCGGCTTCTAACGTGCCGATTGCGCAGACTTCACTCAGTTCGGAAACGCTGGGTGAGTCAGACCTCTTCGACGCGGCCAATGCCTTCATCCGGCCGGGGCTGGCGGTGGTGCAGGGGGCTTCGGTGCTACTGCCCAATGGCGGCAAGCCCAAGCAGATAATGGTGGACCTCGACCCACAGAAGCTGGCCGGCAAAGGCCTGAGCGCTGACGATGTGGTAAACACTCTCACGAGCCAGAACATCATCATTCCGGCCGGCTCGGCCAAGATTGGCACCCGCGAGTACGACGTGAAGCTGAATTCCAGTCCCGAGGCCGTAGCGACGCTCAATGACCTGCCCATCAAGACGGTAAACGGCGTGACGACTTACATCCGCGACGTGGCTTTCGTGCACGAGGGCGCGGCAGTGCAGCAAAATATCGTGCGCCAGAATGGGCGGCGCACGGCTATTATTCCTATTTTGAAGAGTGGCGCGGCCTCCACGCTGGCCGTTATCGACCAGATTAAAAAAGCGCTGCCTAATATTCAGGCTAACGCGCCGCCCGGCCTGAATATCAAGCTGTTGTTTGACCAGTCGTTTTTTGTGCGGGCCAGTATTAAGGGCGTCATTATTGAGGCCAGCATTGCGGCGGCACTCACGGCGCTCATGATTCTGCTGTTTCTGGGCTCGTGGCGCTCCACGCTGATTATTGCTATCAGCATTCCGCTTTCTATTCTGGTCAGCATTATCGTGATGAATATTCTGGGTCAGACCCTGAATATTATGACCTTGGGCGGCCTCTCACTAGCGGTAGGCATTCTGGTGGACGATGCGACGGTGGAAATCGAGAATATTCACCGCAACATGGGCCAGAAAAAACTGCTTCGGCGTAGCATTCTGGACGGCGCGCAGCAGATTGCGACGCCCGCGCTGGTGGCTACCCTCTCGATTTGCATCGTGTTCGTGCCGGTGTTCTTTCTGGGAGGGGTAGCGTCGGCCATCTTCGCGCCGCTGGCCACGGCCGTAATTTTTGCCATGTTGGCCTCGTATATCCTGAGCCGGACGCTGGTACCCACAATGGTTATGTACTTGCTGCGCAAGGAATTGCCCATCTACCACGCCCAGGCCGAAGAAGAAGTACCGAGCGCGCACTTCCGCAACGGCCGCGAGGTGACGCAGGGCGAGCGCGACTTGGCCCGCCTGCACCGCGAGCAGTTTGAGCGCGAGCATCCCAGTGGCTCGGCTGAGGAAGAAGCCGAGCAGGGCATTACCGACGACGAGCGCCGGGCCGGCAAAGCCATTACTAAGACCTGGGTGTGGCGCATTCACGAGGGCTTTGAGCATGGGTTCGAGAAATTTCGGCACGGCTACGCTGGGGCGCTGGCCTGGGCGCTGGGCCATCGGGGCCTGGTAGTGAGTGCGTTCGTAGTACTGTTCGTGGGCTCGCTGGGGCTGTTTCCGTTGATTGGCGAGAATTTTTTCCCGACCGTGGATGCCGGCCAGCTGCGCCTGCACGTGCGGGTGCCTACCGGCACGCGGGTCGAGGAAACGGAGCGGCGCTTCCGGCAGGTAGAAGGCGTTATCCGGCAGGTGATTCCGGCTAAGGAGCTGGATTTGGTGCTGGATAATATTGGCTTGCCGGTGGTACCCATCAACTTGCTGCTGAGCGATAACCCGACCATTGGGGCCGGCGACGGCGAGATACTGGTGAGCATGAAGGAAAACCACGGCCCCACGGCTGGCTACATCGACCAGATTCGCCGGCAGTTGCACCGGCAGTTTCCGGACCTGATTGTGTTCTTTCAGCCGGCCGACATCGTGAACCAAACCCTAAACTTTGGCTTGCCTGCCCCCATTGATATTCAGGTGACGGGCCGCGACAAGGCCGTAAACCAGCGAGTAGCAGGCGAGCTTAATAAGCGCATTAAGAATATTTCGGGGGTAGTCGATGCCTTTGTGTACCAAGCCTTTGACCAGCCCCAGCTGCGGCTCGACGTGGACCGGGTGCGGGCGCAGCAGGCGGGCCTGGCTCAGCGCGACATTGCTAACAACCTGCTCGTGAACCTGAGCAGCAGCACCCAGACCAACCCTAACCAGTGGCTGAACCCGCAGAACGGCGTGAACTACACCGTGGCCGTGCAGACGCCGCCTAGCCAACTCGCCAACCTGAACGAGGTTGGTAATATCACCGTGACTGGTCCTGGCCAGCCTACTCCCCAGCTGCTGACCAGCTTTGCACGGGTGCGCCGCACCGAAACAACGGCCGTAGCCTCGGACTATAATATTCAGCGCACCGTGGACGTGTATGCCAGCGTGAGCGGCCGCGACCTGGGCGGCGTGAGCAAGGACATTCGCAAAATCCTGGATGAGGCCCGCAAGAAGCTGCCCAAGGGCACGACTATCGTGATGCGCGGGCAGGTAGAGTCCATGCGCACGTCGTTTATCGGGCTGGGGCTAGGGCTGGCGGGCGCTATCGTACTGGTTTATTTGCTGATGGCCGTTAATTTTCAGAGCTGGCTCGACCCGCTCATCATCATCACGGCGCTGCCGGGCGCGCTGGCGGGCATTCTCTGGATGCTGTTTGTGACCCAGACTACGCTGAGCGTACCGGCCCTGATGGGCGCCATTATGTGCATTGGGGTGGCCACGGCCAACTCGATTCTGCTCGTCACTTTCGCCAACGAGCGGCGCGAGGAAGAGCCTGACCTGAGCCCGCTCGACGCGGCCCTCGACGCGGGCTTTACCCGCCTGCGGCCGGTGCTGATGACGGCCCTGGCCATGATTATCGGCTTGCTACCCATGTCATTGGGCCTGGGCGAAGGCGGTGAGCAGAACGCCCCGCTGGGCCGCGCCGTAATTGGCGGGCTGATGCTGGCAACTGTTACAACGCTGTTTTTCGTGCCGATTATGTTTTCCTATTTGAAGAAAAAGGAAGAAGCTGCGGAACCCGTGATGGCCGAAGCCGAAACGGAGGCCCAGCCAGCGTAA
- a CDS encoding proline dehydrogenase family protein, with product MSATSAVPAPPAAPISFEDTRIAFEAKTDGELRQMYALFAAMNNGGLVKMGSGLMQSALKIGFPGTKFLIKHSIFKQFCGGETIQECKPVIAELGRYRIGTILDYSVEGAGDDRSFDRTRDEILATIALAATTPNIPFSVFKVTGLMPTILLEKTQAGTTLSAAEQAAFERGQARLDALCASAHQHGVRLFVDAEESWFQQTIDDLAEAMMRQYNQERAIVWNTYQLYRHDRLEALQAAHQRAGQAYYLGVKLVRGAYMEKEARVARQRGLATPINPSKQATDDLYDEALRYCVQHVDRISLCAGTHNEASSLLLTQLMAQAGLPPQDERVWFAQLYGMSDNLSYNLAHAGYHTAKYVPYGPVEAVMPYLLRRANENTAIAGQSSREFLLIQKELRRR from the coding sequence ATGTCTGCTACTTCCGCCGTGCCCGCGCCGCCCGCAGCCCCTATCTCCTTCGAAGACACCCGCATTGCCTTCGAGGCGAAGACAGACGGCGAGTTGCGCCAGATGTATGCCCTGTTTGCGGCCATGAACAACGGCGGCCTGGTCAAAATGGGCAGCGGCCTCATGCAGTCGGCCCTGAAAATTGGCTTTCCGGGCACCAAGTTTCTCATCAAGCACAGTATTTTCAAGCAGTTTTGCGGCGGCGAAACTATCCAGGAGTGCAAGCCGGTAATTGCCGAGCTGGGCCGCTACCGCATCGGCACCATCCTAGACTATTCGGTGGAGGGCGCGGGCGACGACCGCAGCTTTGACCGCACCCGCGACGAGATTCTGGCTACCATTGCGCTGGCCGCCACCACGCCTAATATTCCGTTTTCGGTGTTTAAGGTGACGGGCCTTATGCCCACCATCTTGCTGGAAAAAACGCAGGCCGGCACCACCCTCAGCGCCGCCGAGCAGGCGGCTTTCGAGCGCGGCCAGGCGCGGCTCGACGCACTCTGTGCCAGTGCCCACCAGCACGGCGTGCGCCTGTTCGTGGACGCCGAGGAAAGCTGGTTTCAGCAAACCATCGACGACCTGGCCGAGGCCATGATGCGCCAGTACAACCAGGAGCGCGCCATCGTCTGGAACACGTACCAACTTTACCGCCACGACCGCCTGGAGGCCCTGCAAGCCGCCCACCAGCGCGCCGGCCAAGCCTACTACCTGGGCGTGAAGCTGGTGCGCGGGGCCTACATGGAGAAGGAGGCCCGCGTGGCCCGGCAGCGCGGCCTCGCTACCCCCATCAACCCCAGCAAGCAGGCCACCGACGACCTCTACGACGAGGCCCTGCGCTACTGCGTGCAGCATGTGGACCGCATCAGCCTGTGCGCGGGTACCCACAATGAAGCTAGCTCACTGCTGCTCACCCAGCTCATGGCCCAGGCCGGCCTACCCCCCCAGGACGAGCGGGTGTGGTTCGCGCAGCTCTATGGCATGAGCGACAATCTGAGCTATAACCTGGCCCACGCCGGCTACCACACCGCCAAATACGTGCCTTACGGCCCTGTAGAAGCCGTGATGCCTTACCTGCTGCGCCGCGCCAACGAGAACACGGCCATCGCGGGCCAGAGCAGCCGCGAGTTTTTGCTTATTCAGAAGGAGCTGCGTCGGCGATAA
- a CDS encoding chorismate mutase, translating to MEPATAATPTYFTRLLAAKGQPIIIAGPCSAESEEQVLTVARALKAAGQADMYRAGIWKPRTKPGGFEGRGTAALPWLQAARQETGLPMCIEVATPKHVEEALKHDIDVLWIGARTTVNPFAVQELADALAGTGKPVMVKNPVNPDLALWIGALERLERAGITDLAAIHRGFSTFAPSRYRNEPTWAIPIELKTRYPKLPLLNDPSHIGGRRDLLLPIAQKALDLDYDGLIIETHPDPDHALSDAAQQVTPARLQEILSELKYRYRSSDNADYRNKAEELRQKMDTADHEILEMLARRMALIQELAEYKKENNVKILQLERWQEIFKTRPEWGKKLNIDEHFVGELYKLIHIESIRRQTEVLNGRPVDGPVNLGPGL from the coding sequence ATGGAACCCGCTACCGCTGCTACCCCTACCTATTTCACCCGCCTGCTGGCGGCCAAAGGCCAGCCCATCATCATCGCCGGCCCCTGCTCGGCCGAGTCGGAGGAGCAGGTCCTGACCGTGGCCCGCGCCCTGAAGGCCGCTGGCCAGGCCGATATGTACCGCGCTGGCATCTGGAAGCCGCGCACCAAGCCCGGCGGCTTTGAGGGCCGCGGCACCGCCGCGCTGCCCTGGCTGCAAGCCGCCCGTCAGGAAACGGGCCTGCCGATGTGCATCGAAGTGGCTACCCCCAAGCACGTGGAGGAGGCCCTGAAGCACGACATCGACGTGCTCTGGATTGGGGCGCGCACCACCGTTAACCCCTTCGCCGTGCAGGAGCTGGCCGACGCGCTGGCCGGCACCGGCAAGCCCGTGATGGTGAAGAATCCCGTCAACCCCGACCTGGCGCTTTGGATTGGGGCGCTGGAGCGGCTGGAGCGGGCCGGTATCACCGATTTGGCAGCTATCCACCGGGGGTTCAGCACGTTTGCGCCCTCGCGCTACCGCAATGAGCCCACCTGGGCCATCCCCATTGAGCTGAAAACGCGCTACCCTAAACTGCCGCTCCTCAACGACCCCAGCCACATTGGCGGCCGGCGCGATTTGCTGCTGCCCATCGCCCAAAAGGCCCTCGACCTCGACTACGACGGCCTCATTATCGAAACCCACCCCGACCCCGACCACGCCCTAAGCGATGCCGCCCAACAGGTGACGCCCGCCCGGTTGCAGGAGATTTTGAGCGAGCTGAAGTACCGCTACCGCAGCTCCGACAACGCCGACTACCGCAACAAGGCCGAGGAGCTGCGCCAGAAAATGGACACTGCCGACCACGAAATCCTCGAAATGCTGGCCCGGCGCATGGCCCTTATCCAGGAGCTGGCCGAGTATAAGAAGGAGAATAACGTGAAGATTCTGCAGCTCGAACGCTGGCAGGAAATTTTCAAAACCCGCCCCGAGTGGGGCAAAAAGCTGAATATCGACGAGCACTTCGTGGGCGAGCTCTACAAGCTCATCCACATCGAAAGCATTCGCCGCCAGACCGAAGTGCTCAACGGCCGCCCCGTGGACGGGCCGGTGAACCTGGGACCGGGGCTCTAG
- the aroB gene encoding 3-dehydroquinate synthase yields MNNPPIIGPAALPALAELLRQTPPSRLFVLADANTARDCYPRLRPHLPAHELLTIAAGEAHKTLATCTEVWAWLTAHHADRHALLLCLGGGVVTDLGGFCAATYKRGLRCVGVPTTLLAQVDAAVGGKTGVDFQGFKNHIGVFQEPEAVFMEPAFLATLPPGELRSGYAEVIKHALIADAAAFTGLRGLRVAAVPDWTPVIRHSVAIKEAIVAQDPHESGPRKLLNFGHTVGHALESYLLARPGRAVRHGEAVAAGMVCESWLSAQRGLLAAAELAQVEEVVNSSFERLQFAEDELADIAAYALHDKKNRGDEIKCTLLRGLGHGIFDQAVTVADVAASLRAYRNVM; encoded by the coding sequence TTGAACAACCCGCCTATCATTGGCCCTGCGGCCCTGCCCGCCCTGGCCGAGCTGCTGCGCCAAACGCCGCCGAGCCGCCTATTTGTGCTGGCCGATGCCAACACGGCCCGCGACTGCTACCCCCGCCTACGCCCCCACCTGCCGGCGCACGAGCTGCTGACCATCGCGGCCGGCGAAGCGCATAAAACGCTGGCTACTTGCACGGAAGTATGGGCCTGGCTAACGGCACACCACGCCGACCGCCACGCCCTGCTGCTATGCCTGGGCGGGGGGGTAGTGACGGACCTGGGTGGCTTCTGCGCCGCCACTTACAAGCGCGGCCTGCGCTGCGTGGGCGTGCCCACCACCCTGCTGGCCCAGGTCGATGCGGCCGTGGGCGGCAAAACGGGCGTTGATTTTCAGGGTTTTAAGAACCACATCGGCGTGTTTCAGGAGCCGGAAGCAGTGTTTATGGAGCCCGCCTTTTTGGCCACGCTGCCGCCCGGCGAGCTGCGCTCGGGCTACGCTGAGGTTATCAAGCACGCGCTAATTGCCGACGCGGCGGCTTTTACTGGCTTGCGTGGCCTGCGCGTGGCCGCCGTGCCCGATTGGACGCCTGTCATCCGCCATTCGGTGGCCATTAAAGAGGCCATTGTGGCCCAGGACCCGCACGAAAGCGGCCCGCGCAAGCTGCTCAACTTTGGCCACACCGTGGGCCATGCCCTCGAAAGCTACCTGCTGGCCCGGCCCGGCCGCGCCGTGCGCCACGGCGAAGCCGTGGCGGCGGGCATGGTCTGCGAAAGCTGGCTCTCGGCCCAGCGCGGCTTGCTCGCAGCCGCCGAGCTGGCCCAGGTAGAAGAGGTGGTTAACTCATCGTTTGAAAGGCTGCAATTTGCTGAGGACGAGCTGGCTGATATTGCCGCTTACGCGCTGCACGATAAGAAAAACCGGGGCGACGAGATTAAGTGCACGCTGCTGCGCGGGTTGGGCCACGGCATTTTCGACCAGGCCGTGACCGTGGCGGATGTGGCCGCGTCGTTGCGGGCGTATCGGAATGTAATGTAA